From a single Capsicum annuum cultivar UCD-10X-F1 chromosome 12, UCD10Xv1.1, whole genome shotgun sequence genomic region:
- the LOC124889753 gene encoding receptor-like protein Cf-9 has product MGYTIFISVRFCFCLLPFSSSIPHPCRKDQSISLLKFKQTLTIDHLTAYNCNCQKPYTKMSSWNMSRDCCSWVGVIHDEMTGHVVELDLHCSQHFGVINSNSSLFQLSHLKKLDLSYNYFYGSHISAKFDRKIPSEISHLFKLQSVRHLSTAHYTLSFKAHDFKLLPQDLNHLRELHLYEVNISSTSPLNFSSHLTTLTLGGTGLYGIIPESYLTSQQYLSLTDRSLRGPIPESLSNLTSIESLFLSQNSLNGTIPSGMFSFPSLIYLRLNNNHFSGQVDDFKSNY; this is encoded by the exons ATGGGCTACACAATTTTCATTTCTGTTCGTTTTTGTTTCTGTCTGcttcctttttcttcatctaTACCTCATCCGTGCCGCAAAGATCAAAGCATTTCCCTTCTAAAATTCAAGCAGACCCTTACTATAGATCACTTAACCGCTTATAATTGTAACTGTCAGAAGCCTTATACAAAAATGAGTTCGTGGAACATGAGCAGAGATTGTTGCTCATGGGTTGGAGTGATACACGATGAGATGACTGGCCATGTCGTTGAGCTTGACCTCCATTGCAGCCAACATTTTGGGGTGATCAATTCCAATAGCAGCTTATTCCAACTCTCTCATCTCAAAAAGCTTGATCTTTCTTATAATTACTTCTACGGTTCTCATATCTCGGCTAAATTTGACAG GAAAATTCCCTCtgaaatctctcatcttttcaagtTACAGTCTGTTCGTCATCTCTCCACAGCTCATTACACGCTAAGTTTCAAAGCACATGATTTTAAATTGCTCCCCCAGGATTTGAACCATTTAAGAGAGCTTCATCTTTATGAAGTAAACATCTCTTCCACCAGCCCTTTGAATTTTTCTTCTCATCTGACAACTCTGACCCTAGGAGGGACAGGGTTGTATGGGATAATACCTGAGA GCTATCTAACTTCACAGCAGTATCTCTCTCTTACTGACAGAAGCCTTAGAGGACCTATTCCTGAATCTCTTTCAAATCTCACCAGCATAGAGTCTTTGTTCCTATCACAGAACTCCCTGAATGGAACAATACCATCAGGGATGTTCTCCTTTCCATCACTAATTTATTTACGCTTGAATAATAACCACTTTTCTGGTCAGGTTGACGATTTTAAGTCCAATTATTGA